One segment of Sinorhizobium sp. BG8 DNA contains the following:
- a CDS encoding MarR family transcriptional regulator, translated as MSLELTATQALGLWHGVSLGQVQLDGRDLTLRQLAILLEIYLVPPPHTVRGLASKLGVTKPVVTRALDSMGTLGLVTRNRDEQDRRNVVVKRTVEGALYLERLGDLIIGRGKLLTP; from the coding sequence GTGTCGCTAGAGCTTACCGCAACCCAGGCGCTTGGCCTCTGGCATGGCGTGTCGCTTGGACAGGTGCAGCTCGACGGGCGTGATCTGACGCTGCGGCAGCTCGCCATCCTGCTCGAGATCTATCTGGTTCCTCCCCCGCACACCGTGCGGGGGCTCGCGTCCAAGCTCGGCGTCACGAAGCCGGTGGTCACCCGCGCGCTCGATTCGATGGGAACGCTGGGCCTCGTCACACGCAATCGCGACGAACAGGACCGGAGAAACGTCGTCGTCAAGCGGACGGTGGAAGGCGCCCTCTATCTTGAAAGGCTCGGCGATCTTATTATCGGCCGGGGAAAATTGCTGACGCCCTGA
- a CDS encoding M17 family metallopeptidase, translating to MAPYQFIERPSPFNSRGGKTLPIFAITPAHIETGTIDPIALDWAKKAGFKAESGALLLIPTEDGHLGGALFGLGRTPSEAPFLTGKLARTLPAGDWHIETAPLTANRLALGYGLGSYRFDRYKPSKSEAPTLLLPADADAADIKRQLAAVFLARDLINVPTNDMGPDALEEAFRALADHYKAKVSVVAGDDLLKENFPLIHTVGRASAEAPRLLELRWGKKGHRKVTLVGKGVCFDTGGLDIKPASSMLLMKKDMGGAANVMGLALMIMDAKLKVDLRVLVPVVENSISSNAFRPGDIYRSRKGLTVQIDNTDAEGRLILADALAYADEEEPDLMIDMATLTGAARVALGPDLPPFYTDDGDLAYELGEASLAVDDPMWRMPLYMGYDKDVSARIADLTNAPSGGMAGSITAALFLKRFVTQTKSWVHFDIFGWAQSERPHSQVGGEAQAIRALYHYLRKVTG from the coding sequence ATGGCTCCCTACCAGTTCATCGAACGTCCCTCCCCGTTCAATTCGCGCGGCGGCAAGACACTGCCGATCTTCGCGATCACACCGGCGCATATCGAAACGGGAACGATCGACCCGATTGCACTCGACTGGGCAAAAAAGGCGGGATTCAAGGCCGAATCCGGCGCGCTTCTGCTGATCCCCACCGAAGACGGGCATCTCGGCGGCGCCCTGTTCGGCCTGGGCCGCACGCCCTCGGAAGCACCCTTTCTGACGGGCAAGCTCGCCCGCACGCTGCCGGCGGGCGACTGGCACATCGAGACCGCCCCATTGACGGCGAACCGCCTCGCGCTTGGCTACGGCCTCGGAAGCTACCGCTTCGATCGCTACAAGCCGTCGAAATCGGAAGCGCCGACGTTGCTGCTGCCGGCGGACGCGGATGCGGCGGATATCAAGCGCCAGCTCGCTGCGGTATTTCTGGCACGCGACCTCATCAACGTGCCGACCAACGACATGGGCCCGGATGCGCTCGAGGAAGCGTTTCGCGCGCTTGCGGATCACTACAAGGCGAAGGTCAGCGTCGTCGCGGGCGACGATCTCCTCAAGGAGAACTTCCCGCTGATCCACACCGTCGGTCGCGCGTCCGCCGAGGCCCCGCGCCTGCTCGAACTGCGATGGGGCAAGAAGGGCCACCGGAAGGTAACGCTCGTCGGCAAGGGCGTGTGCTTCGACACCGGCGGCCTCGACATCAAGCCGGCCTCCTCGATGCTGCTGATGAAGAAGGACATGGGCGGGGCTGCGAACGTCATGGGCCTCGCGCTCATGATCATGGACGCCAAGCTTAAGGTTGACCTTCGCGTTCTCGTTCCCGTGGTCGAGAACTCCATTTCGTCGAACGCGTTCCGGCCGGGCGACATCTATCGCAGCCGGAAGGGGCTCACTGTCCAGATCGACAACACCGACGCGGAAGGCCGTCTCATCCTTGCCGATGCGCTGGCCTATGCTGACGAGGAAGAGCCTGACCTGATGATCGACATGGCGACGCTCACCGGCGCCGCCCGCGTCGCTCTCGGGCCGGATCTACCCCCCTTCTACACGGACGATGGCGACCTTGCCTATGAGCTCGGCGAGGCAAGTCTTGCCGTCGATGACCCGATGTGGCGGATGCCCCTCTACATGGGATACGACAAGGACGTTTCCGCGCGCATCGCGGATCTTACCAACGCACCATCCGGCGGTATGGCGGGCTCGATCACAGCCGCGCTGTTCCTCAAGCGCTTCGTCACACAGACGAAGAGCTGGGTGCACTTCGACATTTTCGGCTGGGCGCAGTCCGAACGACCACACTCGCAGGTCGGAGGCGAAGCGCAGGCTATACGTGCCCTTTACCATTACCTGCGCAAGGTGACCGGCTAG
- a CDS encoding tetratricopeptide repeat protein, protein MAGISSFRKRLVRGTCLGVLVLSLAGCATTRSNETTGSIARTSSSSRPVAEMNATELRSAAESVGKTYAANPKDRQAGLDYANLLRMTGRNDQALAVMQQVAIFHPADREVLAAYGKSQAAAGQLEQALSTIGRAQTPDLPDWKLKSAEGAILDQLGRSTEARQRYREALDLKPNEPSVLSNLGMSYLLTRDLRTAETYLRSAASQPGADSSVRQNLALAIGLQGRFQEAETIARQELTAEQAEANVAYLRGMLSQQNSWQKLASNDSGNTN, encoded by the coding sequence ATGGCTGGCATATCGTCGTTCAGGAAGCGTCTTGTGCGCGGAACCTGCCTGGGCGTACTCGTCCTGTCGCTCGCCGGCTGCGCAACGACACGCAGCAACGAGACGACCGGCTCGATCGCCCGAACGTCCTCTTCATCGAGACCCGTCGCCGAAATGAACGCCACGGAGCTGCGCAGCGCCGCCGAGAGTGTCGGAAAGACCTACGCGGCGAACCCAAAGGACAGGCAGGCGGGTCTGGACTATGCCAACCTCCTGCGCATGACCGGCCGCAACGATCAGGCACTGGCGGTAATGCAACAGGTGGCGATCTTCCATCCCGCCGACCGGGAAGTGCTCGCGGCCTACGGCAAGTCGCAGGCTGCGGCAGGCCAGCTCGAGCAGGCTCTCTCCACTATCGGACGCGCCCAGACGCCGGATCTTCCGGACTGGAAGCTGAAGTCCGCCGAAGGAGCAATTCTCGACCAACTCGGCCGTTCCACAGAAGCGCGCCAGCGCTATCGCGAGGCGCTCGACCTCAAGCCGAACGAGCCGTCGGTGCTTTCCAACCTCGGCATGTCCTACCTGCTGACGCGCGATCTGCGCACCGCTGAGACCTACCTTCGGTCCGCTGCATCCCAGCCCGGCGCGGACAGCAGCGTAAGACAGAACCTTGCGCTGGCGATCGGCCTTCAGGGTCGTTTCCAGGAAGCCGAGACCATCGCCCGGCAGGAATTGACGGCCGAACAGGCCGAGGCGAACGTCGCCTACTTGCGCGGTATGCTCTCCCAGCAGAACTCCTGGCAGAAGCTTGCCAGCAACGACAGCGGCAACACGAACTGA
- a CDS encoding type II secretion system F family protein, with protein MSGLVTTLTDPNVLLPAFVALAVLATFYTLAVPYFERGDMEKRMKAVALERDQIRARERARLNAETSQSKASLRGQSNTSVKQIVERLNLREALADTGTVNRLRSAGYRSQNALNVFLFARFVLPFVFFAVGAFYIFYLGYLGDKPMPMRILASVGIAYLGFYAPNIFISNKVSKRQLSIKRAWPDALDLLLICVEAGISMEVAFKRVADEIAIASTELAEELILTTAELSFLQDRRIAYENLGIRTGLDAVKSVTQALIQAERYGTPIAQALRVLAQESRDTRMNEAEKKAAALPPKLTVPMILFFLPVLIAVILGPAGIQVSDKF; from the coding sequence ATGTCCGGCCTGGTCACCACGCTCACAGATCCCAACGTCCTGTTGCCGGCCTTCGTGGCCCTCGCGGTGCTCGCCACCTTCTACACGCTCGCGGTTCCCTACTTCGAGCGTGGCGACATGGAAAAGCGCATGAAGGCCGTGGCGCTGGAGCGCGATCAGATCAGGGCCCGCGAACGGGCGCGGCTGAACGCCGAAACTTCGCAGAGCAAGGCAAGCCTGCGCGGGCAGAGCAACACATCCGTCAAGCAAATCGTCGAGCGCCTGAACCTGCGCGAGGCGCTGGCGGACACCGGTACGGTGAACAGGCTGCGCTCAGCGGGCTATCGTTCCCAGAACGCGCTCAACGTGTTCCTCTTCGCGCGGTTCGTTCTGCCCTTCGTCTTCTTCGCCGTCGGCGCGTTCTACATATTCTATCTCGGTTATCTCGGCGACAAGCCGATGCCCATGCGGATCCTCGCCTCCGTGGGCATCGCCTATCTGGGTTTCTACGCTCCGAACATCTTCATCTCCAACAAGGTTTCGAAGCGCCAGCTGTCCATCAAGCGCGCCTGGCCGGACGCACTGGATCTCCTGCTCATATGCGTGGAGGCGGGCATCTCGATGGAGGTCGCTTTCAAGCGCGTCGCCGACGAGATTGCGATCGCCTCGACGGAGCTGGCAGAGGAACTCATCCTGACAACTGCCGAACTGTCATTCCTCCAGGACCGGCGCATCGCCTACGAAAACCTCGGCATCCGCACAGGCCTCGACGCCGTCAAGTCGGTGACACAGGCGCTGATTCAGGCGGAGCGCTACGGTACGCCGATCGCGCAGGCGCTTCGGGTTCTCGCACAGGAAAGCCGCGACACGCGCATGAACGAAGCGGAGAAAAAGGCTGCAGCCCTGCCGCCGAAGCTGACCGTGCCGATGATTCTCTTCTTCCTGCCCGTGCTGATCGCCGTCATTCTCGGCCCCGCAGGCATCCAGGTTTCGGACAAGTTCTGA
- a CDS encoding type II secretion system F family protein — MFGIDISIIAIVVLAAVAAAGLCYALLFSRIETDKKTESRVRRVKSAETDQAKVKAARDRVQEMSKRRKSVQDSLKDLEKKQKEQSRKSAPTLKAKLSQAGLRISITQFYIISGLFGLFLSVASLIAGAPLLVCGGLFIIAAAGLPRWAVNFLVKRRLDKFLEEFPNALDIMVRSIKSGLPLTDALRLISAEGQEPVRSEFRRVVESQQMGLSVPEACTRMFNFIPLQEVNFFSIVIAIQSQAGGNLSEALGNLSRVLRERRKMRAKVSALSMEAKASAAIIGALPFIVAFLVYLTSPNYIMVLFTDPRGHLILGCSGIWMSIGILMMRNMINFDI; from the coding sequence ATGTTCGGAATCGACATCTCCATCATAGCGATCGTCGTATTGGCGGCCGTGGCAGCGGCCGGCCTCTGCTATGCCCTTCTGTTCTCCCGGATCGAGACGGACAAGAAGACCGAAAGCCGCGTCCGGCGCGTGAAATCCGCTGAAACCGACCAGGCGAAGGTCAAGGCGGCGCGGGATCGCGTCCAGGAGATGTCGAAGCGACGCAAGTCGGTTCAAGACTCCTTGAAGGACCTGGAAAAGAAGCAGAAGGAACAGAGCCGAAAGTCGGCTCCGACTCTCAAGGCCAAGCTGTCACAGGCAGGCCTGCGCATCAGCATCACGCAGTTTTACATCATCAGCGGCCTCTTCGGCCTGTTTCTTTCGGTCGCCAGCCTGATCGCCGGCGCTCCCCTTCTCGTCTGTGGCGGGCTCTTCATCATCGCCGCCGCCGGCTTGCCGCGCTGGGCGGTCAACTTCCTCGTCAAGCGGCGGCTGGACAAGTTCCTCGAGGAATTCCCGAATGCGCTCGACATCATGGTTCGCTCGATCAAGTCGGGACTTCCACTGACCGACGCCTTGCGGCTGATCTCCGCCGAGGGTCAGGAACCGGTTCGCTCCGAGTTCCGCCGTGTGGTCGAATCGCAGCAGATGGGCCTCTCCGTTCCGGAAGCCTGCACCCGCATGTTCAACTTCATCCCGCTCCAGGAAGTAAACTTCTTCTCGATCGTGATCGCGATCCAGAGCCAGGCGGGCGGCAATCTTTCCGAAGCGCTCGGCAACCTGTCGCGCGTGCTGCGCGAACGGCGCAAGATGCGTGCAAAGGTAAGCGCCCTTTCGATGGAAGCGAAGGCGTCGGCAGCGATCATCGGTGCGCTCCCCTTCATCGTCGCCTTCCTCGTTTATCTGACCTCGCCCAACTACATCATGGTTCTCTTCACCGACCCGCGTGGGCACCTGATTCTCGGTTGCTCCGGCATCTGGATGAGCATTGGCATCCTGATGATGCGCAACATGATCAACTTCGACATCTGA
- a CDS encoding CpaF family protein, with product MFGKRGNEGFPKSGGIVPPAQQAMPPVPAPAVAERAMAATLTAPPREAAAAPAPQAHQPPAPSPAPRKRPARTEDYYDTKSQVFSALIDTIDLSQLAKLDTESAREEIRDIVNDIITIKNFAMSISEQEELLDDICNDVLGYGPLEPLLARDDIADIMVNGAGKTYIEVAGKVQESEIRFRDNAQLLSICQRIVSQVGRRVDESSPICDARLPDGSRVNVIAPPLAIDGTALTIRKFKKDKLTLDQLVKFGSITPEGATLLQIIGRVRCNLVISGGTGSGKTTLLNCLTRYIDEDERVITCEDSAELQLQQPHVVRLETRPPNIEGEGEITMRDLIKNCLRMRPERIIVGEVRGPEVFDLLQAMNTGHDGSMGTIHANTPRECLSRMESMIAMGGYTLPAKTVREIIAGSIDVIIQASRLRDGSRRITHITEVVGMEGDVIVTQDLMRFEMDGEDANGRIIGRHRGTGIGKPHFWDRARYFNEDKRLAATLDTMEKPQ from the coding sequence ATGTTTGGCAAACGCGGAAATGAAGGCTTCCCAAAAAGCGGCGGAATTGTTCCTCCGGCGCAACAAGCCATGCCGCCCGTTCCCGCACCCGCGGTTGCCGAGCGCGCGATGGCGGCGACCTTGACCGCGCCGCCGCGGGAGGCCGCGGCAGCGCCCGCCCCTCAGGCACATCAGCCGCCAGCACCCTCGCCCGCTCCCAGGAAGCGCCCGGCGCGGACCGAGGACTACTACGATACCAAGAGCCAGGTCTTCTCGGCGCTCATCGACACGATCGATCTCTCGCAGCTCGCCAAGCTCGACACGGAAAGCGCGCGCGAGGAAATCCGGGATATCGTCAACGATATCATCACGATCAAGAATTTCGCGATGTCGATCTCCGAGCAGGAAGAGTTGCTCGACGACATCTGCAACGACGTGCTCGGCTACGGGCCGCTGGAGCCGCTGCTCGCCCGGGACGACATCGCCGACATCATGGTCAACGGCGCGGGCAAGACCTACATCGAAGTGGCCGGCAAGGTGCAGGAGTCCGAAATCCGCTTTCGCGACAACGCCCAGCTGCTTTCGATCTGCCAGCGCATCGTCAGCCAGGTGGGAAGGCGCGTGGACGAATCGAGCCCGATCTGCGACGCGCGCCTGCCCGACGGCTCGCGCGTCAACGTGATCGCTCCGCCACTGGCGATCGACGGCACCGCGCTGACGATCCGCAAGTTCAAGAAGGACAAGCTGACGCTCGACCAGCTTGTGAAATTCGGCTCCATCACGCCGGAAGGTGCGACGCTCCTCCAGATCATCGGCAGGGTGCGGTGCAATCTCGTCATCTCCGGCGGTACCGGCTCCGGCAAGACGACGCTGCTGAATTGCCTGACCCGTTACATCGACGAGGACGAGCGCGTCATCACCTGCGAAGACTCAGCCGAACTGCAGCTGCAGCAGCCGCATGTCGTACGTCTTGAAACGCGCCCGCCGAACATCGAAGGCGAAGGCGAGATCACCATGCGTGACCTCATCAAGAACTGCCTGCGTATGCGTCCCGAACGCATCATCGTCGGCGAAGTGCGCGGACCGGAGGTGTTCGACCTCCTCCAGGCCATGAACACCGGCCACGACGGATCGATGGGCACCATTCACGCCAATACGCCGCGTGAGTGCCTGAGCCGCATGGAATCGATGATCGCGATGGGCGGCTATACGCTCCCGGCCAAGACGGTACGCGAGATCATCGCCGGTTCCATCGACGTCATCATCCAGGCGTCCCGCCTTCGCGACGGTTCGCGACGGATCACCCACATCACCGAGGTGGTGGGCATGGAAGGCGATGTCATCGTGACGCAGGATCTGATGCGCTTCGAGATGGACGGGGAAGACGCGAACGGTCGCATCATCGGCAGGCACAGAGGCACGGGCATCGGCAAGCCCCACTTCTGGGATCGAGCCCGCTACTTCAACGAAGACAAGCGCCTGGCTGCCACGCTCGACACAATGGAAAAGCCGCAATAG
- a CDS encoding CpaE family protein, with the protein MNTIDYGIESRIGAEDLPDDGARSIDLESVRPLPRISVHAFCESEAMLRVMERSGSDRRMAKVNLRINNGGIAAAANMFASAPTPNLIILETSTEPGALMAELIPLAEVCDPTTKVVIVGHHNDISLYRELIRNGISEYMVGPVGMAEVLGAIATIFIDPDSEPLGKTIAFIGAKGGTGSSTIAHNCAWGISNLFSTEVILADLDLAYGTANINFDQDPPQGIAEAVYAPERLDEVFLDRLLTKCSEHLSLLAAPSMLDRSYDFDRSSFQPILEILQRSAPVSVLDVPHAWSEWTRVLLSEVDEIVITAVPDLANLRNAKNMVDALKKLRPNDKAPHLILNQVGVAKRPEISPDDFAGPLELQPIAIIPFDAPLFGTAANSGRMIAEMDRKAPAAETFSQIAHVVTGRAAVKKPKKAGLGKVLGMLGRK; encoded by the coding sequence ATGAACACGATCGACTACGGCATCGAAAGCAGGATCGGCGCGGAGGACCTTCCGGACGACGGCGCGCGTTCGATCGATCTCGAGAGCGTGCGCCCTCTCCCGCGGATATCGGTGCATGCCTTCTGCGAAAGCGAAGCCATGCTTCGGGTCATGGAGCGATCCGGCAGCGATCGCCGCATGGCGAAGGTCAATCTGCGTATCAACAACGGCGGCATCGCGGCCGCCGCGAACATGTTCGCTTCCGCCCCCACCCCCAATCTCATCATTCTCGAGACCTCTACGGAGCCGGGCGCGCTGATGGCGGAGCTGATTCCGCTGGCGGAAGTCTGCGATCCCACGACCAAGGTCGTGATCGTCGGGCACCACAACGACATCTCGCTCTATCGCGAGCTGATCCGCAACGGGATCTCGGAATACATGGTCGGTCCCGTCGGGATGGCCGAAGTCTTGGGCGCGATCGCGACCATATTCATCGATCCGGACTCGGAGCCGCTCGGCAAGACGATCGCCTTCATCGGCGCCAAGGGCGGAACGGGATCCTCCACTATCGCGCACAACTGCGCTTGGGGGATATCCAACCTCTTCTCCACCGAAGTAATCCTCGCCGACCTCGACCTTGCGTATGGAACGGCAAACATCAACTTCGACCAGGATCCGCCGCAGGGCATCGCCGAGGCAGTCTATGCGCCGGAGCGCCTGGACGAAGTATTCCTGGACCGCCTGCTCACCAAGTGCTCGGAGCATCTTTCGTTGCTGGCCGCCCCCTCGATGCTCGACAGGAGCTACGACTTCGATCGTTCTTCCTTCCAACCCATTCTCGAGATCCTGCAACGTAGCGCGCCGGTCAGCGTTCTCGACGTGCCGCATGCATGGTCGGAATGGACGCGCGTCCTTCTTTCGGAAGTGGACGAGATCGTCATCACCGCGGTGCCCGATCTCGCCAACCTGCGCAACGCCAAGAACATGGTGGACGCACTGAAGAAGCTGCGCCCGAACGACAAGGCACCGCATCTGATCCTCAATCAGGTCGGTGTCGCCAAGCGGCCGGAGATCAGCCCTGATGACTTCGCAGGTCCGCTGGAGCTCCAGCCGATCGCAATCATTCCCTTCGACGCTCCGCTTTTCGGGACGGCCGCCAACAGCGGACGCATGATCGCGGAAATGGACCGCAAGGCCCCTGCTGCCGAAACCTTCTCGCAGATCGCGCACGTGGTGACCGGCCGCGCGGCGGTCAAGAAACCGAAGAAGGCCGGGTTGGGCAAAGTCCTTGGAATGCTCGGCCGCAAGTGA
- a CDS encoding CpaD family pilus assembly protein, whose translation MHQTILTARTATRVQTMPHNGANRLRLALATAVLLSVAALSGCGTNPDGTATGSIPDDYRTRHPIVLSEDQHTLDVPVASGDRQLTMAMRDNIRGFAQDYRSKSRGVIQVMAPSGSYNAGAAAQIRKQIRSTLIAAGVPKTQIIETSYAASAQGDAAPIRLSFVAITAQTNTCGQWPEDLVDNTFQNRNYYNFGCASQSNMAAQIANPMDLVAPRGMTPIDAANRVQVINDYRGTSSDSTTISITTN comes from the coding sequence ATGCACCAGACCATTCTCACGGCCCGCACAGCCACAAGGGTTCAGACCATGCCGCACAATGGCGCGAACAGACTTCGCCTGGCGCTCGCAACCGCAGTTCTGCTTTCGGTGGCGGCCCTCAGCGGATGCGGTACCAATCCGGACGGAACCGCGACGGGGTCGATCCCCGACGACTACCGCACTCGCCATCCGATCGTTCTCAGCGAGGACCAGCACACGCTCGACGTTCCGGTCGCTTCCGGCGATCGTCAGCTGACGATGGCGATGCGCGACAACATCCGCGGTTTCGCACAGGACTACCGGTCAAAATCGCGCGGCGTGATCCAGGTCATGGCGCCGAGCGGCTCATACAATGCCGGTGCCGCCGCGCAGATCCGCAAACAGATCCGGTCGACCCTGATCGCTGCGGGCGTTCCGAAGACACAGATCATCGAGACGAGCTACGCGGCTTCGGCTCAGGGTGACGCGGCACCGATCCGCCTCTCCTTCGTCGCCATCACGGCCCAGACCAACACTTGCGGCCAGTGGCCGGAAGACCTGGTCGACAACACGTTCCAGAATCGCAACTACTACAATTTCGGCTGCGCATCGCAGTCCAACATGGCAGCACAGATCGCCAATCCAATGGATCTGGTAGCACCGCGCGGCATGACCCCGATCGACGCGGCAAACCGCGTACAGGTCATCAACGACTATCGCGGCACCAGCTCCGATTCGACCACGATCAGCATAACGACGAACTGA
- a CDS encoding type II and III secretion system protein family protein, which yields MLGFGKRFRASVAGGTILCLAVSGFPAAIVPGGYGIATAEAAASVVRISESGPGARKTIKLGLNKAIVVDLPEDAHDILVADPAKADAVTRTSRRIYVFGKSIGQTNIFVFGAGGQEIVSIDLDIERDVAGLEAQLRRFIPDSSIDVEIISDNIVLSGNVRTPQDAMRAEELARVFVKGGEATTRTVTAQGDNGDAAIFGEDRQESQIVNMLTIEGEDQVTLKVTVAEVSRQVLKQLGFNGSVTGNNGGILFRNPTNLGNAIGVGMTGSATGTIGEFGISSYLNAMEQAGVMKTLAEPSLTAISGQQAKFYVGGEYRLAAEQEVAQDSGNIEVTRSTETVEYGIGLNFKPVVLSPGRISLQIETDVSEPTFEGSVVTGNSNRQVPGSTYLSIRRREASTSVELPSGGSIVIAGLVQDNIRQAVSGLPGISKIPIFGTLFRSKDFIRNETELVIIATPYLVRPVARNELSRPDDNFNAANDAAGYFLGRVNRIYGRKEAQLPAGNYHGSVGFIYK from the coding sequence GTGCTTGGATTCGGAAAAAGATTTCGTGCTTCTGTAGCCGGTGGAACCATCCTCTGCCTGGCTGTCTCGGGCTTTCCCGCGGCGATCGTCCCTGGCGGCTATGGCATCGCCACGGCGGAGGCAGCTGCCTCGGTCGTCAGGATCTCAGAGAGTGGTCCCGGCGCAAGGAAGACAATCAAGCTCGGCCTGAACAAGGCGATTGTCGTAGACCTTCCGGAAGACGCCCATGACATCCTGGTCGCGGACCCCGCCAAAGCCGACGCCGTGACCCGCACATCGCGGCGCATCTACGTTTTCGGCAAGTCGATCGGCCAGACCAACATCTTCGTCTTCGGCGCAGGTGGCCAGGAGATCGTCAGCATCGATCTCGACATCGAACGCGACGTGGCCGGCCTCGAGGCGCAGCTGCGCCGCTTCATTCCGGATTCGAGCATCGATGTGGAGATCATCTCGGACAACATCGTGCTCAGCGGCAATGTCCGCACGCCTCAGGACGCCATGCGCGCGGAAGAACTTGCCAGGGTCTTCGTCAAGGGCGGTGAAGCGACGACGCGCACGGTCACGGCGCAGGGCGACAACGGCGACGCCGCGATTTTCGGCGAAGATCGTCAGGAATCGCAGATCGTCAACATGCTGACCATCGAAGGCGAGGATCAGGTCACGCTGAAGGTGACCGTCGCCGAGGTGAGCCGGCAGGTCCTCAAGCAGCTCGGCTTCAACGGTTCGGTCACCGGCAACAACGGCGGCATCCTGTTCCGCAACCCGACAAACCTTGGCAATGCCATCGGCGTCGGCATGACCGGCAGCGCCACCGGAACGATCGGCGAGTTCGGCATCTCCAGCTACCTCAACGCGATGGAGCAGGCCGGTGTCATGAAAACACTGGCAGAACCGAGCCTCACGGCGATTTCCGGCCAGCAAGCCAAGTTCTACGTTGGCGGCGAATACAGGCTCGCTGCCGAACAGGAAGTGGCGCAGGATAGCGGCAACATCGAGGTCACCCGCTCGACCGAGACCGTCGAATACGGAATCGGGCTCAACTTCAAGCCAGTCGTGCTTTCGCCGGGTCGCATCAGCCTCCAGATCGAGACCGACGTTTCGGAACCGACGTTCGAGGGCTCTGTCGTGACCGGCAACAGCAACCGCCAGGTCCCCGGCTCGACTTACCTTTCCATCCGCAGAAGAGAGGCGTCGACCAGCGTCGAACTGCCGTCCGGCGGATCGATCGTGATCGCCGGCCTGGTACAGGACAACATCCGCCAAGCCGTGTCCGGACTTCCCGGCATTTCGAAGATCCCGATCTTCGGCACGCTGTTCCGTTCGAAAGACTTTATCCGCAACGAAACCGAGCTGGTCATCATCGCCACGCCGTATCTCGTTCGTCCTGTCGCCCGCAACGAACTCAGCCGCCCCGATGACAATTTCAACGCCGCCAACGACGCCGCCGGCTACTTCCTCGGCAGGGTGAACCGGATTTACGGCCGCAAGGAAGCGCAGCTTCCCGCCGGCAATTATCACGGTTCAGTCGGCTTCATCTACAAGTGA